The DNA window CCCCAAAGCCAAGAACGTGAGGGTTCTTCCGCGAAAGTTCAGAAAAAGTTCACCTCCATCCCAACATTTTGTGCATTGCATTGACCAGCGGAACAGTCAAAGCTCCGAAGAGAGCTGTGTTCCACCCCACATGGATGATTAAGGGAACAACGCCTGATATGAGAGCAGCCGCAAGCGCATTGGAAAAGGACAAACCTGAAAGCGTCAGGAAGACAGCTGTTCCAACATTTGTGACGACGTCATAAACAAACGTCAAGAAGGCTCCTAACACAGCCGCTTCGGCGAATCCTCCGGCACTGAGCCTCCCGTTTGCTGTTTTGGCATATAAGCCGCCGACGATTCCAATCAGCCCCATGCCTGCGATTTGAAATGGCATGACAACTCCAGCGAAGCCGTAGGGTGAGAGAAAACCGTTAGCGAACATGACGAGGCTGCCAAGCAAGCCCCCGTACAGGCTTCCAAAAATCATGCCTGTGACAAAGGCGATGAGCGAAGTGAACTCCAGATTCATAGGTCTAGCCATAAGTTGAACGCCTATGCATAGGGCTGCTAAAACGCTTAGCAATGCTAATCGTTGAGTGTCCACGGTGGCCTTCCCAAGTTAATTGGTTGGATAATCCATCCATATAACTTTTGCGACAGAAAACAGCCGTTAATCAGTGCGCCGGTCTTAAATGCTAACTTACCCGTGAATAAGTCGAGGTAGGCATTTGGCGCAGACCCACCGGTCCTTACTATTCTGTCTGATCCGTATGAGTGCGGCTTCTCGATCTGATTTGTTGCAGGAAAAGCACCGTGCCTCGCTTGCTTCAGTTGAGTCTGACTTGCTCATCTGCTTCACCTTGTTGTTTTCAGCAGTACATTAACACCTAAATTCTTAAACCTTCTCAAACAACTCTCCTCAATAGAATTCCAGCAAAGAATTCAGTGAAGGAGCACATGCATGCCTAAGAGGAATCGAAGTCTAGCCCTTCTTGAAGGAGCAGTGGCTGGCGCGCTATTCGGAACCGCAGCCATATTCATACGGCTTCTGCCTGGCGTCAACGTATTTTCAATTGCCTTCTGGCGGCTAGTCATCGCGTCTTCAGTCTTTGTTGCCATTATCGCCATCTCAAAGAGGGGTTTCAGGTGGAGTCCGATTCGAGAAGAGGTGGGGCGTGTGGCGATTCTTGGAACTCTCTTGGGCTTGCACTTCATCCTGTTCGTTTCCGCAGTTATGGACACTTCTATCATAAACGCCACGGTGCTGGTCAATACAACATCGATTTGGTCCATGTTCGTTTCATCATTGATCTTCAAGTTGAAGCCGTCTCGCGCTGTCATGCTTGGCATCATGGTCTCGTTTCTTGGAGTAATCATAATTACCTACGGCGACGCAGCGCCTGGAGCATGGAGCCTTCAGTTGAAAGGAGATTTAGAAGCTGTCCTCGCAGCGGTTGTAGAGGCATTCTACCTCAACTACGGACGAGAGACAAGAAAGAAATCACAGATCATTCCATTAATGCTGGCAATATACGTTTTTTCAGCCTTAACCGTTCTCGTAATCGGCTTGGGAACAAATCAGTCGTTTTCGTTTCCACTCCAATGGACGCAAATAGTGCCACTGATTGGTTTGGGAATCCTGCCCACCGCGATGGCTCATTCCTTCTATTTCTCCTCTCTTTCGCATCTCAAATCCTTTGAAACTGCAGCCATGGCTTTGCTGGAACCCATAGGCGCCACACTACTTGGCATTTTCATATTTGCGCTAGTTCCAAAACCCATATTCATACTAGGCGCCGCCCTCGTGTTAGCAGGCATAGTCGCAGTGGCAATGAAAGAGTAAATTGTCCGACGCAGTTTCCTGAAGACTCTGATTTTGTCCGAGTGCTTTTCGCTTATGGCTTTATAAGAGCGGGAGCACTATTCTGCTTGGAAAGTTTTCTCTTATCCTGTAGGCTTGTCCTATCGAATAATTGAATCTTTTCGAAGTGTATCAAAGAGGTAAACATAATTGTGCAGTCTAAGAGCGGGTATTGTGACCAACTGTAGAAGATGCAAATCATCTGCACGAGTTCATTGCTCGATTAGGAAGAAAGCTGGAAGAAAAATATACGTAGACAACAAGAAGAGGGGAGGGACAAAGGATAGCTAACATAGGTGACCAAATGAAATGTCCACAATGTGGCAGAATAAGTCGTGTCATTTGGATTTCACCAGATGGAAAACAAGCGGGAATCCGATGCTTGGGACGTCATAATCAACTAAGCCGTGGCATTTCAAAGTACGGCTCAGCCGCACGCCCCACAACTAAAACGCAGACAAACATGGTTTTTCTAATGGACATTTAAACCATAGCAACTATTGCCTCAACTTAGGAGTGAGAAGAATTGGACAAAAGAAAAATCGTCAGCGAGGATGATTTGGGGACTATGAGACTGAGTGATGACTATCTCTTCGAGCTTGAAGAATGGCTACGACATATGATAAATGAAGCAGAAGAGAACGGTGACATCTGCAAGAGAAACCAGTTCCTCGCTTTGAGAGCAGAGCTCCTTTTGTTAGAAGAAGCTTAGACGAGTCTTTAAGCAACTCCTGCCCCCGGGGAAGGGATTTCAGCACCAATCTACTGGTAAAGAAATGCCATAATATGCTTGGCGAGAGTTCGAATCTCTCTATGGCCACTACTTACAGAGTGCAGATTGCCATGGGAGTTCCTTTGAGAATCCTTCTCAGCCTTATTCTTCCCCTCTGGAGGGCATGCCTTCTGCCTTTGGCCTTGTTGCGGCGATCACATCATCGATTCTTAGAATCATGGAGGCTACTTCGGCTGCCGACTTTAAGGCCTGCTGCTTGACCCGAACCGGGTCAATGACACCCTCCTCTAGCATGTTCGCGACACTGCCTGAAAAAACGCCGACGCCCATTGCAACTCCTTTCTTTTTCTGGTGGGCTGACCTTAATGCCACTAGCATATCGATGGTGTTGAGGCCCGCGTTCTCCGCCAAGGTTTTAGGGACTGCCTCCACGGCATCGGCGAAGGCTTCTATGGCGAGTTGTTCTCGTCCTCCCACACTTGCTGCGTAGTCGCGGAGCTCTTTGGCTATTTCAGCTTCAACGGCTCCTCCGCCCGCAACGACCTTGTTGTGTTCGATTACGTCTGCAACGACGGATAGGGCGTCGTGGATGGCTCTCTCAGCTTCGTCTATCATTTTCTCAAGGCCTGCACGAATTAGCACTGAGACGGATCTTGGATTCTTGCATTTCTCTATGAAGACCATTTTGTCGTTGCCGATTTTCCGTTCTTCCACCAGTCCAGCTTCTCCCAAATCTTTAGCTTTCAAGTCGTCTAGATTGTTGATGATTCTCCCGCCTGTTGCCTTGGCTAGTTTCTCCATGTCAGATTCCTTGGCTCTTCTCACGGCCATGATTTCCTCCTTGGCTAGGAAGTGTTGGGCTAGGTCATCGATGCCCTTCTGGCAGATTAGCACGTTAGCGCCTGCCTTCTTAACTTTCTCCACCATGTCCTTGAGCATGCGGCTCTCTTGGTCTAGAAAGGCTTTCATTTGAGTGGGTTCGTGTATTCTGATCTCAGCGCTGATCTCTGTCTTCTTCACTTCTAGAGCGGCGTTTATGAGGGCTATTTTGGCTTTCTCGATTCTCTTAGGCATGCCAGGGTGAACTACTTCTTTGTCTAGTATTATTCCTTGGATGAGCTCTGTGTCAGCTAGGCTTTTTCCCTCTTTCTTGATTATTTGGATGTTGTCGATGT is part of the Candidatus Bathyarchaeia archaeon genome and encodes:
- a CDS encoding DMT family transporter; this encodes MPKRNRSLALLEGAVAGALFGTAAIFIRLLPGVNVFSIAFWRLVIASSVFVAIIAISKRGFRWSPIREEVGRVAILGTLLGLHFILFVSAVMDTSIINATVLVNTTSIWSMFVSSLIFKLKPSRAVMLGIMVSFLGVIIITYGDAAPGAWSLQLKGDLEAVLAAVVEAFYLNYGRETRKKSQIIPLMLAIYVFSALTVLVIGLGTNQSFSFPLQWTQIVPLIGLGILPTAMAHSFYFSSLSHLKSFETAAMALLEPIGATLLGIFIFALVPKPIFILGAALVLAGIVAVAMKE
- the thsB gene encoding thermosome subunit beta — protein: MAYLTTTETGQPVLILKEGTGRSRGKEAQRNNIMAARIIAEAVKTTLGPRGMDKMLISGMGDIKITNDGAVILKEIDVQHPAAKMVVEVAETQDDMVGDGTTTAVILAGELLGKAQELLDQKIHSTTIVSGYRKAFQKAEEVLQKLGIPVDIEDRETLRKVAVTSMASKVVGEARQHLAKIAVDAVKQIVEQRGEKIIADIDNIQIIKKEGKSLADTELIQGIILDKEVVHPGMPKRIEKAKIALINAALEVKKTEISAEIRIHEPTQMKAFLDQESRMLKDMVEKVKKAGANVLICQKGIDDLAQHFLAKEEIMAVRRAKESDMEKLAKATGGRIINNLDDLKAKDLGEAGLVEERKIGNDKMVFIEKCKNPRSVSVLIRAGLEKMIDEAERAIHDALSVVADVIEHNKVVAGGGAVEAEIAKELRDYAASVGGREQLAIEAFADAVEAVPKTLAENAGLNTIDMLVALRSAHQKKKGVAMGVGVFSGSVANMLEEGVIDPVRVKQQALKSAAEVASMILRIDDVIAATRPKAEGMPSRGEE